In Dysgonomonadaceae bacterium zrk40, one genomic interval encodes:
- the rplS gene encoding 50S ribosomal protein L19 has translation MDLLKVAEASFAKEKKEFPNFRSGDTITVAYRIAEGNKERIQLYRGVVIKISGHGDAKRFTVRKMSDNIGVERIFPMNSPFIEEITLNSQGKVRRTKLYYLRKLRGKAARIKKKLY, from the coding sequence ATGGACTTACTTAAAGTAGCGGAAGCCTCTTTTGCCAAAGAAAAGAAGGAATTCCCCAATTTCAGGAGCGGTGACACCATCACGGTGGCCTATCGCATTGCCGAAGGTAACAAAGAGCGTATCCAGCTCTACCGCGGTGTGGTGATTAAAATCTCCGGTCATGGTGATGCAAAACGCTTCACTGTACGCAAAATGTCGGATAACATTGGCGTGGAGCGTATCTTCCCGATGAACTCACCCTTCATCGAAGAGATCACTCTTAACAGCCAGGGTAAGGTACGCAGAACCAAACTTTATTATCTGCGCAAACTGCGTGGCAAGGCTGCCCGCATCAAGAAAAAATTGTATTGA
- a CDS encoding 5'-nucleotidase C-terminal domain-containing protein, with translation MKMKTFGILLTALILLSCKPQYHIAEMSGSITEMNNSFDSPQHAAMHALVYSYKSELDEKMNEVIATSEQAMMYGRPESLLTNFTSDVMKAYGDEQLEEGADVAMMNVHGHRASMPKGEITVGNLYEIYSFDNAITFLEIKGSDLIELFNAYARIGGAGISSNVRLVIDNRSVKEVTLDGKAINAEQIYRVVTLDYLAEGNDNMSAMRNAIRQHNTGVTLRDVMIDHVKEESRRGNPIRSTLDGRITITNQE, from the coding sequence ATGAAAATGAAAACATTCGGGATCCTCCTTACGGCATTGATCCTTCTATCCTGCAAACCGCAATACCATATTGCAGAGATGAGCGGCTCCATCACCGAGATGAACAACAGCTTTGACTCCCCACAACATGCAGCCATGCATGCCCTGGTATACTCCTACAAGAGTGAGCTGGACGAAAAGATGAACGAGGTGATTGCCACCTCCGAGCAGGCGATGATGTATGGGCGACCGGAGAGCTTGCTGACCAACTTTACCTCCGATGTAATGAAAGCATATGGCGATGAGCAGCTGGAGGAAGGAGCCGATGTGGCGATGATGAATGTACACGGGCACCGAGCGTCGATGCCCAAAGGTGAGATCACGGTAGGCAACCTCTACGAGATCTACTCTTTCGACAACGCCATCACCTTTCTTGAGATTAAAGGGAGCGACCTGATAGAGCTCTTCAACGCCTATGCGCGCATAGGCGGTGCAGGCATCTCTTCCAACGTGCGATTGGTCATCGATAACCGCAGTGTCAAAGAGGTAACCCTCGACGGGAAAGCAATCAATGCAGAACAGATATATCGGGTGGTCACGCTCGACTATCTGGCAGAGGGGAACGACAACATGAGCGCCATGCGCAATGCCATCAGGCAACACAACACCGGTGTCACCCTGCGAGACGTGATGATTGACCATGTAAAAGAGGAGAGCCGCCGGGGCAACCCAATCCGCTCAACCCTCGACGGACGAATAACCATAACCAATCAAGAGTGA